One window of Trifolium pratense cultivar HEN17-A07 linkage group LG5, ARS_RC_1.1, whole genome shotgun sequence genomic DNA carries:
- the LOC123883583 gene encoding putative glycerol-3-phosphate transporter 4, producing the protein MSPPPGIKLIRNREWNIQTYRYIVLLITFIAYVCYHASRKPTGIVKSILCPDPTHTNKTIYHGWAPFNGPDGVSKLGEIDLAFLACYSLGMYVAGHLGDSLDLRLFLTMGMIGSGIFVGVFGMGYFWNVHEFWFYLTMQMIAGLFQATGWPSVVAVIGNWFGKRKRGLIMGIWNAHTSVGNISGSLLAASVLDYGWGWSFVLLGGLIMLGGFLVFFFLPAYPEDVGFSFINGDEEAQIVKSGVGVGGVGGVEGERERERQKRCESGGRGKSIGLVEACMIPGVITFALCLFFAKLVAYTFLYWLPFYLTQTEIGGKYMSVKSAGNLSTLFDVGGIFGGILAGYMSDKLSARAITAATFMYASIPAMLLYRSYGSVSMHANIGLMIVSGLFVNGPYALITTAVSADLGTHSSLKGDSRALATVTAIIDGTGSVGAAIGPLLTGFLSTRGWDDVFMMLVLGAFIAGLLLSPLILTEISERTSKTMTNGRPQNPGAAASQPLLQEER; encoded by the exons ATGTCACCACCACCAGGAATCAAACTAATAAGAAACAGAGAATGGAACATACAAACATATCGTTACATAGTTTTACTAATAACATTCATCGCTTACGTTTGTTACCACGCTTCAAGAAAACCAACAGGAATCGTTAAATCAATTCTCTGCCCTGATCCAACACACACCAACAAAACAATCTATCACGGGTGGGCCCCATTTAACGGACCTGACGGCGTTTCAAAATTAGGAGAAATCGATCTAGCATTTCTTGCATGTTACTCTCTTGGTATGTATGTTGCAGGTCATTTAGGTGATTCGTTGGATCTTCGTTTGTTCTTAACAATGGGTATGATTGGTAGTGGAATATTTGTTGGTGTTTTTGGAATGGGGTATTTTTGGAATGTTCAtgagttttggttttatttAACAATGCAAATGATTGCTGGGTTGTTTCAAGCAACAGGTTGGCCTTCAGTTGTTGCGGTTATTGGGAATTGGTTTGGGAAAAGGAAAAGAGGATTAATAATGGGGATTTGGAATGCACATACTTCTGTTGGTAATATTAGTGGTTCTCTTCTTGCTGCTAGTGTTTTGGATTATGGTTGGGGTTGGTCTTTTGTTTTACTTGGTGGGTTGATTATGCTTGGTGggtttcttgtgttttttttcttacctGCTTATCCGGAAGATGTTGgcttttcttttataaatgGAGATGAAGAAGCTCAAATTGTTAAATCTGGTGTTGGTGTTGGTGGTGTTGGTGGTGTTGAAggggagagagaaagagagagacaaAAAAGATGTGAAAGTGGTGGGAGAGGGAAGAGTATTGGACTAGTTGAAGCTTGTATGATACCTGGTGTTATTACTTTTGCTTTGTGTCTTTTCTTTGCTAAGCTTGTAGCTTATACTTTTCTCTATTGGTTGCCGTTTTACTTGACTCAGACAG AAATTGGTGGGAAGTATATGTCTGTTAAATCTGCTGGGAACCTTTCAACGTTGTTTGATGTGGGGGGTATTTTTGGGGGAATACTTGCTGGCTACATGTCTGACAAACTTAGTGCCCGTGCTATAACCGCAGCCACCTTCATGTATGCGTCAATTCCTGCTATGCTTTTATACCGATCATATGGAAGTGTTTCTATGCATGCTAACATTGGACTTATGATAGTATCCGGATTATTCGTAAATGGGCCATATGCGCTTATCACTACTGCTGTCTCTGCTGACTTGGGTACACATAGTTCTCTCAAAGGCGACTCTCGTGCTCTGGCCACAGTGACGGCTATCATAGATGGTACGGGATCGGTTGGTGCAGCTATCGGCCCTCTTCTTACAGGGTTTTTGTCAACTAGGGGATGGGATGACGTTTTCATGATGCTAGTTCTCGGGGCTTTTATTGCTGGCCTTCTTCTGTCTCCTTTGATCTTAACCGAAATCTCAGAGAGAACGTCCAAAACTATGACCAATGGTAGACCCCAAAATCCTGGAG cCGCTGCATCTCAACCGCTTTTGCAAGAAGAAAGGTGA
- the LOC123883581 gene encoding F-box/LRR-repeat protein 3-like, translating into MATRMLEVAAVDYSLPNECWETIFKFLINNDYGNVDDNNNHHIHSLSAVSKQFLSITNNLLFSLNVRTNFKPSVTIINCKPTVNINDFIRPSNFLSRLIRRFSNLNSLHLTGNNLNNTLCKISRLPFFTLKSLHLNFKLTHFRIEFPTEGLRLVSQNITTLTSLTFSHLRSLSSTYLLLIAECFPLLEQLNLNLNLNLDYHGRSHDSLLIEGVKALSSSLLKLRKVDLTNHYYINDQCLCYLFKNWKFLEEAIIIGCKHLTNNGITSALSERPTLRSFSFSGSSYFLLYAAKNSIACPQLTSLAFTSYKLSNRGIVGLLFASIFPNLQLLDFSACPDLYEDDICQVLTNCTEIRQLNLAKASRMKLRVMNFDVPNLEVLNLSHTEVDDEALYVISKSCRGLLKLLLEHCCHVTEEGLNYVVENCTQLREINLNGCQKVHANVIASMVLSRPSLRRIVAPQPDYCFSDTEMKLFLRRRCLVETALTNLKL; encoded by the coding sequence ATGGCGACAAGAATGCTTGAAGTTGCAGCAGTAGATTATTCTTTACCTAATGAGTGTTGGGAAACTATTTTCAAATTCCTCATCAACAACGACTACGGCAACGTCGACGATAACAACAACCACCACATCCACTCACTCTCAGCCGTCTCGAAACAGTTTCTCTCTATCACCAATAATCTTTTATTCTCACTCAATGTCCGTACCAATTTTAAACCGTCTGTCACTATCATCAATTGCAAACCAACCGTCAACATCAATGATTTCATCCGTCCGTCCAATTTCCTTTCTCGCCTCATTCGTAGATTCTCCAATCTCAACTCTCTTCATCTCACCGGAAACAACCTCAACAACACTCTCTGCAAAATCTCTCGTTTACCATTTTTCACTCTCAAATCACTCCATCTCAACTTTAAACTTACTCATTTCAGAATCGAATTTCCCACAGAAGGTTTACGACTTGTCTCCCAAAATATTACAACTTTGACCTCACTCACATTTTCCCACCTTCGATCTCTTTCGTCCACTTATCTCTTGCTCATCGCGGAATGTTTTCCTTTGCTCGAACAACTTAACCTTAACCTTAACCTTAACCTTGATTACCACGGAAGGTCACATGACTCATTACTCATTGAAGGAGTAAAGGCTCTTTCATCATCACTTCTCAAACTCCGAAAGGTTGATCTAACTAATCATTACTACATCAACGATCAATGCCTTTGTTACTTGTTCAAGAACTGGAAGTTTCTTGAAGAAGCTATCATAATTGGTTGTAAGCACTTAACTAACAACGGTATTACTTCTGCTCTCTCTGAGAGACCAACTTTGAGGTCTTTTTCCTTTTCCGGTTCcagttattttttattgtatgcTGCAAAAAATTCTATTGCATGCCCTCAATTAACTTCTCTCGCTTTTACTTCCTATAAGTTAAGTAATAGAGGCATAGTAGGACTACTATTTGCTTCCATTTTCCCCAATTTGCAGCTGCTTGATTTTAGTGCTTGCCCTGACCTATATGAAGATGATATTTGCCAAGTTTTAACGAATTGTACTGAGATTAGACAGTTGAACTTAGCCAAGGCTTCAAGAATGAAGTTGCGTGTGATGAACTTCGATGTTCCCAACCTGGAGGTGTTGAACTTGTCACATACAGAAGTTGATGATGAAGCACTCTACGTCATCTCAAAGAGTTGTCGTGGACTTTTGAAACTGTTACTGGAACATTGTTGCCATGTCACAGAGGAAGGATTAAATTATGTGGTAGAAAACTGCACACAACTGAGAGAGATCAATTTAAATGGTTGTCAGAAAGTACATGCTAATGTTATTGCCTCGATGGTATTATCAAGGCCATCATTGAGAAGAATAGTTGCTCCACAGCCCGATTATTGTTTTAGTGACACAGAGATGAAACTCTTCTTGCGTCGACGATGCCTTGTTGAAACTGCTCTTACAAACCTTAAACTCTGA
- the LOC123883582 gene encoding probable inositol transporter 2, which yields MEGGVPEADMSAFRECLSLSWKNPYVLRLAFSAGIGGLLFGYDTGVISGALLYIRDDFKSVDRKTWLQEAIVSTAIAGAIIGAAVGGWINDRFGRKVSIIVADTLFFIGSVIMAAANGPAVLIVGRVFVGLGVGMASMASPLYISEASPTRVRGALVSLNSFLITGGQFLSYLINLAFTKAPGTWRWMLGVAALPALIQIVLMLSLPESPRWLYRKGKEDEAKVILKKIYETEDYDNEIQQLKESVEMELKDTEKISMMQLIKTTSVRRGLYAGVGLAFFQQFVGINTVMYYSPSIVQLAGFASNRTALLLSLITSGLNALGSILSIYFIDKTGRKKLALISLTGVVLSLALLTVTFRQTEIHSPMVSPFESKQFSNNTCPEFHTAALNNQKWNCMRCIQATNKPSCGFCAVHNKVQPGACVINDDYTKKQCGNENRAWYTKGCPSNFGWIALVGLGLYIIFFSPGMGTVPWVVNSEIYPLRYRGICGGIASTIVWVSNLVVSQSFLSLTEVIGPSWTFMIFGVISIAAIIFVIVFVPETKGVPIEEVEDMLEKRFVQIKFWKKRDYDQYQKH from the exons ATGGAAGGAGGTGTACCAGAAGCAGATATGTCTGCTTTTAGAGAGTGTTTGTCTTTATCCTGGAAAAATCCATATGTTCTTCGTCTCGCTTTTTCAGCCGGAATTGGTGGCCTTCTCTTCGGTTATGATACTG GAGTTATATCCGGAGCTCTTTTGTATATTAGAGATGACTTTAAATCAGTAGATAGAAAGACATGGCTTCAG GAAGCCATTGTGAGTACAGCAATAGCTGGGGCAATTATTGGTGCTGCAGTTGGCGGATGGATCAACGATCGATTTGGACGAAAAGTATCGATCATTGTAGCCGATACCCTCTTTTTTATAGGGTCAGttatcatggctgctgctaatGGTCCAGCTGTTCTTATTGTTGGTAGAGTGTTTGTCGGTCTTGGCGTTGGTATGGCTTCTATGGCGTCGCCTTTATACATCTCGGAGGCTTCACCAACTAGAGTTAGAGGTGCTCTTGTTAGTCTCAACAGTTTTCTCATTACTGGTGGACAATTCCTTTCCTATCTCATCAACTTGGCCTTTACCAAG GCACCAGGGACTTGGAGGTGGATGTTAGGAGTTGCAGCTTTACCTGCTTTGATACAAATTGTACTCATGTTGTCACTCCCTGAATCGCCTCGTTGGTTGTACCGCAAG GGAAAGGAAGACGAAGCAAAAGTTATTCTGAAAAAGATATACGAGACTGAAGACTATGACAACGAAATTCAGCAGTTAAAAGAATCAGTTGAAATGGAACTAAAGGATACAGAAAAAATCAGCATGATGCAGCTTATAAAAACAACATCTGTTAGAAGAGGTTTATATGCTGGTGTAGGACTTGCATTTTTCCAACAATTCGTCGGTATCAACACCGTCATGTACTACAGTCCTTCCATAGTTCAGTTGGCAGGTTTTGCATCAAACAGAACAGCACTTCTTCTGTCATTAATCACTTCTGGCCTTAATGCATTGGGTTCGATATTAAGCATATATTTCATTGATAAGACTGGTAGGAAAAAACTTGCATTGATAAGTTTGACCGGTGTTGTGCTCTCTTTGGCGCTTTTAACCGTTACTTTTCGTCAGACTGAGATTCATTCACCTATGGTTAGTCCCTTTGAAAGCAAGCAATTTAGTAATAACACATGCCCGGAGTTCCATACGGCAGCTCTCAATAATCAGAAATGGAATTGTATGAGGTGTATTCAAGCTACGAATAAACCTTCTTGTGGATTTTGTGCCGTTCATAACAAG GTCCAACCAGGGGCATGTGTAATCAACGATGATTATACAAAAAAACAATGTGGCAATGAAAATAGAGCATGGTATACAAAGGGGTGTCCAAGTAATTTTGGTTGGATTGCACTTGTTGGTCTAGGACTCTACATCATTTTCTTCTCACCTGGAATGGGAACAGTTCCATGGGTTGTTAATTCTGAAATCTATCCACTAAGATATAGAGGAATCTGTGGTGGAATAGCTTCTACAATAGTTTGGGTTTCAAATCTTGTTGTTTCACAATCTTTTCTATCTTTGACTGAAGTAATTGGCCCATCTTGGACTTTCATGATCTTTGGAGTTATTTCTATTGCTGCAAttatctttgttattgtttttgtgCCCGAAACTAAAGGTGTTCCGATCGAAGAAGTCGAGGATATGCTGGAAAAGAGATTTGTTCAGATTAAGTTTTGGAAGAAGAGAGATTATGATCAATATCAGAAGCATTGA
- the LOC123883584 gene encoding vesicle-associated protein 2-1-like isoform X1 has product MTTASIGNSFITINPPELRFQFELEQQTFCDLKVSNKTEYFVAFKVKTTSPKKYFVRPNTGVIHPWDSCIIRVTLQAQQEYPPNMQCKDKFLIQTTTLDSNTDVDDLPPDTFNKDSGKLTEELKLRVVYVSPNSPQGSTSDDTKYSAQKLDTYSSQTLQQLKEERDAAARETRQLQQELQDMLKRRRNRRSDPGLSFTFAMFVGLIGILFGFLLKLSLSLPPTQ; this is encoded by the exons ATGACTACTGCTTCTATTGGAAATTCATTCATCACCATCAATCCTCCTGAGCTCCGTTTCCAAT TTGAGCTAGAGCAGCAAACATTTTGCGATCTTAAAGTTTCGAATAAGACAGAATACTTTGTTGCTTTCAAG GTGAAGACCACTTCACCGAAGAAATACTTTGTACGACCTAACACTGGTGTTATTCATCCATGGGACTCATGCATCATCAGAG TCACCCTCCAAGCACAACAAGAATATCCTCCTAACATGCAATGCAAAGATAAGTTTCTCATACAAACTACAACACTGGATTCAAACACTGATGTTGATGATCTTCCACCAGATACT TTTAATAAGGATAGTGGAAAGTTAACAGAAGAATTGAAACTAAGAGTTGTATATGTCTCTCCTAACTCACCTCAAGGAAGCACTAGCGATGATACAAAGTACTCCGCACAAAAACTTGATACTTATTCG AGTCAAACCTTGCAACAATTGAAGGAGGAAAGAGATGCTGCAGCCAGAGAAACGCGGCAACTGCAACAGGAACTG CAGGACATGCTGAAAAGGCGAAGAAATCGTAGAAGTGATCCGGGTCTCTCCTTCACCTTTGCCATGTTTGTTGGCCTTATTGGAATCTTGTTTGGTTTTCTTTTGAAACTTTCATTGTCTTTACCACCTACACAATGA
- the LOC123883584 gene encoding vesicle-associated protein 2-1-like isoform X2, whose amino-acid sequence MTTASIGNSFITINPPELRFQFELEQQTFCDLKVSNKTEYFVAFKVKTTSPKKYFVRPNTGVIHPWDSCIIRVTLQAQQEYPPNMQCKDKFLIQTTTLDSNTDVDDLPPDTFNKDSGKLTEELKLRVVYVSPNSPQGSTSDDTKYSAQKLDTYSSQTLQQLKEERDAAARETRQLQQELDMLKRRRNRRSDPGLSFTFAMFVGLIGILFGFLLKLSLSLPPTQ is encoded by the exons ATGACTACTGCTTCTATTGGAAATTCATTCATCACCATCAATCCTCCTGAGCTCCGTTTCCAAT TTGAGCTAGAGCAGCAAACATTTTGCGATCTTAAAGTTTCGAATAAGACAGAATACTTTGTTGCTTTCAAG GTGAAGACCACTTCACCGAAGAAATACTTTGTACGACCTAACACTGGTGTTATTCATCCATGGGACTCATGCATCATCAGAG TCACCCTCCAAGCACAACAAGAATATCCTCCTAACATGCAATGCAAAGATAAGTTTCTCATACAAACTACAACACTGGATTCAAACACTGATGTTGATGATCTTCCACCAGATACT TTTAATAAGGATAGTGGAAAGTTAACAGAAGAATTGAAACTAAGAGTTGTATATGTCTCTCCTAACTCACCTCAAGGAAGCACTAGCGATGATACAAAGTACTCCGCACAAAAACTTGATACTTATTCG AGTCAAACCTTGCAACAATTGAAGGAGGAAAGAGATGCTGCAGCCAGAGAAACGCGGCAACTGCAACAGGAACTG GACATGCTGAAAAGGCGAAGAAATCGTAGAAGTGATCCGGGTCTCTCCTTCACCTTTGCCATGTTTGTTGGCCTTATTGGAATCTTGTTTGGTTTTCTTTTGAAACTTTCATTGTCTTTACCACCTACACAATGA